Proteins co-encoded in one Methyloterricola oryzae genomic window:
- the gshB gene encoding glutathione synthase gives MSVKLGIVMDPIGGINIKKDTSFAMLLEAQARDWELWYMELNDLYLRDGRTYARMRQLEVDRNELRWFGFLGEKELPLDSLDVVLMRKDPPFDQEYIYATYLLECAENRGLLVVNKPRSLRDANEKLFTAWFHHCCAPTLVAREPARIREFLQEQGEIILKPLDGMGGASIFHVRGGDPNLSVILETMTQHRRRFVMAQRYLPEIRDGDKRILVVNGQAVPYALARIPAQGESRGNLAAGGRAEGRELTERDRWIVGQVGPTLKEKGLLFVGLDVIGDYLTEVNVTSPTCVQELDKLFGLNISAQLLDEVTALLGSR, from the coding sequence ATGAGTGTTAAGCTCGGGATCGTGATGGATCCCATTGGTGGCATCAACATCAAGAAGGATACCAGCTTTGCCATGCTGCTGGAGGCGCAGGCGCGCGATTGGGAGCTGTGGTACATGGAACTGAACGATCTGTACCTGCGCGACGGGCGCACCTATGCACGCATGCGCCAGTTGGAAGTAGACCGCAACGAACTGCGCTGGTTCGGCTTCCTGGGGGAAAAGGAACTGCCCCTGGACAGCCTTGATGTCGTACTCATGCGCAAGGACCCCCCTTTCGACCAGGAGTACATCTACGCAACCTATCTTCTGGAGTGCGCGGAGAACCGCGGCCTGCTGGTGGTGAACAAGCCCCGCTCGCTCCGCGACGCCAACGAAAAGCTCTTCACCGCCTGGTTTCATCACTGCTGCGCGCCCACCCTGGTGGCCCGCGAGCCGGCCCGCATACGCGAGTTCCTGCAGGAGCAGGGCGAAATCATCCTCAAGCCCCTGGATGGCATGGGCGGCGCCTCGATTTTTCATGTGCGCGGCGGAGACCCCAACCTCAGCGTGATTCTGGAGACCATGACCCAGCACCGGCGGCGCTTCGTCATGGCCCAGCGTTATCTGCCGGAAATCCGCGATGGCGACAAGCGTATCCTCGTGGTCAATGGTCAGGCCGTCCCCTATGCCCTGGCGCGGATTCCGGCCCAGGGCGAGAGCCGCGGCAACCTGGCCGCGGGTGGCCGGGCGGAAGGCCGCGAGTTGACAGAAAGAGACCGGTGGATCGTCGGGCAGGTCGGCCCCACGCTGAAGGAGAAGGGGCTGCTGTTCGTCGGGCTGGACGTCATCGGTGATTATCTCACCGAGGTCAACGTCACCAGTCCCACCTGTGTGCAGGAACTGGACAAGCTGTTCGGTTTGAACATCAGCGCGCAGCTTCTGGACGAAGTGACCGCGCTCCTCGGGAGCCGCTGA
- the rpmB gene encoding 50S ribosomal protein L28: protein MSKVCQVTGKRRIVGHNVSHANNKTKRIFNPNLHEHRFWVESESRWVRLRVSAQGLRIIDKNGIDTVLADIRKRGEKV, encoded by the coding sequence ATGTCCAAAGTATGCCAGGTAACGGGCAAGCGACGTATTGTAGGCCATAACGTTTCGCACGCTAACAACAAGACCAAGAGAATCTTCAACCCGAATCTGCACGAGCACCGTTTCTGGGTCGAGAGTGAAAGCCGCTGGGTGCGCCTGCGTGTCTCCGCTCAGGGGCTGCGCATCATCGACAAGAACGGCATCGACACCGTGCTCGCGGACATCCGCAAGCGCGGCGAGAAGGTTTAA
- the rpmG gene encoding 50S ribosomal protein L33 has product MRDKIKLISSAGTGHFYTTTKNKRTMPEKMEIKKFDPVVRKHVMYKEGKIK; this is encoded by the coding sequence ATGCGTGACAAGATCAAACTGATTTCTAGCGCCGGCACCGGCCACTTCTACACCACCACCAAGAACAAGCGCACCATGCCGGAAAAGATGGAGATCAAGAAATTTGATCCCGTCGTCCGCAAGCACGTGATGTACAAGGAAGGTAAAATCAAATAA
- a CDS encoding cyclic nucleotide-binding domain-containing protein: protein MSFAVTVKDSQDLRRLIPLNILSAARFEELCAKTGIEEVGRGAVLFNQGDAKNEFVYVLSGTVSLQAGGMEMETITGGTESARFALAHQIPRKVSAIAKDRVRYIKVDSVYVNQPSETSTGSVATYEVSDIPSDAGDDWITTLLKSPIFQRLPPANLQNILSLLEEVGVRAGQEIIHQDEPGDYYYVIKRGRCALTRKPSRLAREIKLAELKTNDTFGEDALISDQPRNVTVTMTTDGILLRLNKANFLRLVKEPVISFVNMDTAQRMLQQGSRWLDVRAPDSFDEGHLPGAVNIPFFRLRMELANLSHQFKYILVCETGKVSEAAAFLLIRYEFEAYVLKGGISGVFKDQLVVGADQHAVSGPSIQSAPAPEGRVEPPPVKDLDFDPGDGPGVARNIDYTPAAKPEAQDESHIAAIRRDLAELLRGLTGLQQQAQALTESESQIELEISGVEARALDADSRLQKLVDELARVQVSLQSQAPLGSNAAELEARLAAALAEKQAVEQRTQASLKDAEDRLKTLEANSREALADVQGLLAQKERELANASSEATRLREQLQRAEASAHPAGQTAADSAELMRLRGEQAAAAKRNQELEQQIAELSSLVQEFVDQQGEGGKPESDDLQALRTELDMVRTQAEQDVMAMQRRLRELDQESARLRAELDTAQRRLLMSEAGLADATARTGSPGRGLWIAGLFAMLLAGAGAAIGVMLGTEAGRALFLGMLEPTAAVHLSVPAESPAPITPEPSQTVQPPAEPGGPAGQALPPE from the coding sequence ATGTCTTTCGCTGTCACCGTCAAAGATTCGCAAGACCTACGCAGGCTCATCCCGCTGAATATCCTGTCTGCCGCCCGTTTCGAGGAACTGTGCGCAAAGACCGGGATCGAGGAGGTGGGCCGCGGCGCGGTGCTGTTCAATCAAGGTGACGCCAAGAATGAATTCGTCTACGTGCTGAGCGGCACTGTGTCGCTGCAGGCGGGCGGCATGGAGATGGAGACCATTACCGGCGGCACCGAATCGGCCCGCTTCGCACTGGCCCACCAGATCCCGCGCAAGGTATCCGCCATTGCCAAGGATCGGGTGCGCTATATCAAGGTCGATTCCGTCTACGTCAATCAGCCCAGCGAAACCAGCACTGGATCGGTGGCCACTTACGAGGTGAGTGACATTCCCAGTGACGCCGGTGACGACTGGATCACCACCCTGCTCAAGTCGCCCATATTCCAGCGCCTTCCCCCGGCCAATCTGCAGAACATCCTGAGCCTCTTGGAGGAGGTCGGCGTAAGAGCCGGCCAGGAGATCATCCATCAGGATGAGCCAGGCGATTACTACTACGTGATCAAGCGCGGGCGCTGTGCGCTGACCCGCAAGCCGTCCCGCTTGGCCCGGGAGATTAAGCTGGCCGAACTGAAGACCAACGACACCTTCGGCGAAGATGCCCTGATTTCCGACCAGCCGCGCAACGTCACCGTCACGATGACGACGGACGGCATCCTGCTCCGCTTGAACAAGGCCAATTTCCTCCGGCTTGTGAAGGAGCCCGTCATCAGCTTCGTCAATATGGACACGGCCCAGCGCATGCTGCAGCAAGGCTCGCGTTGGCTGGACGTCCGTGCTCCCGACAGTTTCGATGAAGGCCATCTGCCCGGCGCGGTGAACATACCCTTCTTTCGGTTGCGGATGGAGCTGGCCAACCTGAGCCATCAGTTCAAATACATCCTGGTGTGCGAAACGGGCAAAGTGAGTGAGGCGGCGGCGTTTCTGCTGATCCGCTACGAGTTCGAGGCATACGTGCTCAAGGGCGGCATCAGCGGCGTATTCAAAGATCAGTTGGTGGTAGGGGCTGACCAGCATGCCGTGTCCGGCCCGTCGATTCAGTCGGCGCCTGCGCCGGAGGGGCGGGTTGAGCCGCCTCCAGTCAAGGATCTCGACTTCGATCCGGGGGATGGGCCGGGCGTGGCGCGCAACATCGATTATACGCCGGCAGCGAAACCCGAAGCCCAGGACGAGAGCCACATTGCGGCGATCAGAAGAGATTTGGCGGAGTTGTTGCGGGGCTTGACGGGCCTGCAGCAGCAGGCGCAAGCGTTGACGGAATCGGAGTCACAGATCGAGCTTGAGATATCCGGCGTGGAGGCCAGAGCGCTGGATGCGGACAGCCGATTGCAGAAGTTGGTGGACGAACTGGCGCGCGTGCAGGTTTCCTTGCAATCGCAGGCTCCTTTGGGTTCCAACGCTGCGGAACTGGAAGCCCGTCTAGCCGCCGCGCTGGCCGAGAAGCAGGCTGTGGAACAGCGAACCCAAGCAAGCTTGAAAGACGCGGAGGATCGCCTGAAGACACTGGAAGCCAACTCCCGCGAGGCGCTGGCGGACGTTCAGGGCCTGCTGGCGCAAAAGGAGCGTGAGCTGGCCAATGCGAGTAGCGAGGCAACACGCTTGCGCGAACAATTGCAGCGGGCAGAGGCCTCAGCGCATCCAGCAGGCCAAACAGCAGCGGACTCGGCGGAACTGATGCGCTTGCGCGGGGAACAAGCGGCTGCCGCCAAACGTAATCAGGAACTGGAGCAGCAGATAGCCGAACTGAGCTCCCTGGTGCAGGAGTTCGTAGACCAGCAGGGTGAGGGCGGCAAGCCTGAGTCGGACGACCTGCAGGCGCTCAGGACGGAACTGGATATGGTAAGGACGCAGGCCGAGCAGGATGTGATGGCCATGCAGCGGCGACTGCGGGAACTAGATCAGGAGTCTGCGCGCCTGCGAGCCGAACTGGATACCGCCCAGCGGCGGCTGCTCATGTCGGAAGCGGGGTTGGCGGACGCGACCGCCCGTACAGGTTCACCCGGTCGCGGACTTTGGATCGCGGGCCTATTTGCAATGCTGTTGGCAGGCGCCGGCGCTGCCATTGGCGTCATGCTGGGAACCGAGGCCGGGCGTGCGCTGTTTTTGGGGATGTTGGAGCCGACCGCAGCGGTGCATCTATCCGTGCCTGCCGAATCACCGGCGCCCATCACACCCGAGCCATCGCAAACCGTCCAGCCGCCGGCAGAACCCGGCGGGCCGGCAGGTCAAGCCCTTCCGCCAGAATAG
- a CDS encoding DegQ family serine endoprotease, protein MRYMQRLLICLPLAVLISLPQAASGAWPLSVDGQNLPSLAPMLKKAMPAVVNISTKTKIEIAEHPLMRDPFFRHFFEIPNAPRQRESSSLGSGVIVDAAQGYIVTNNHVIDKADEILVTLHDGRQLNAKLVGSDPESDLAVIKVQPKNLQELPVADSAQLQVGDFVVAIGNPFGLGQTVTSGIISALGRSGLGIEGYEDFIQTDASINPGNSGGALVNLRGELIGINTAILAPSGGNVGIGFAIPSKMVSDIKDTLIAHGEVKRGLLGVNIQDMTPDLAQAFGLEESQGAVVTGIQPGSPAAKAGIEPGDIVTSINGRRIRNSMDVRNAVGMLQIGDEAKVEVVRKGESETFKAEIAAPKMVKEDGRKIHPKLAGTVLENTAPSEPVEGVRIEKIHTASYAFQAGLRPGDVLVMANRRPVRDLASLRDAAQGGGEQLLLNVQRGDGAFFLMLR, encoded by the coding sequence ATGCGATACATGCAACGTCTGCTCATCTGTCTGCCCTTGGCAGTCCTTATTTCCCTGCCACAGGCAGCGTCAGGCGCCTGGCCTCTGAGCGTAGACGGTCAGAATCTGCCCAGCCTGGCGCCCATGCTGAAAAAGGCCATGCCGGCCGTGGTCAACATCTCCACCAAGACCAAGATCGAGATCGCCGAGCACCCGCTCATGCGCGATCCGTTTTTTCGGCACTTTTTCGAAATCCCCAACGCGCCACGCCAGCGGGAAAGCTCCAGCCTGGGTTCCGGCGTAATCGTCGATGCCGCTCAGGGCTATATCGTCACCAACAACCACGTTATCGACAAGGCCGACGAAATCCTTGTCACCCTGCACGACGGCCGGCAACTGAACGCCAAGTTGGTGGGCTCGGATCCGGAGTCGGATCTGGCGGTCATCAAGGTGCAGCCCAAAAACCTGCAGGAGCTGCCTGTGGCGGATTCAGCCCAGTTGCAGGTCGGTGATTTCGTGGTCGCCATTGGCAATCCCTTCGGCCTGGGACAGACGGTGACCTCGGGCATCATCAGCGCCCTGGGACGTTCGGGGCTGGGGATCGAGGGTTACGAGGACTTCATTCAGACCGATGCCTCCATCAATCCCGGCAATTCGGGCGGCGCCCTGGTCAACCTGCGCGGCGAACTCATCGGCATCAATACCGCCATCCTGGCCCCCAGCGGCGGCAACGTGGGCATCGGCTTCGCCATTCCGTCCAAGATGGTCTCCGACATCAAGGACACCCTGATCGCCCACGGTGAGGTGAAGCGCGGTCTTCTGGGCGTCAACATCCAGGATATGACGCCGGACTTGGCCCAGGCATTCGGGCTGGAAGAAAGCCAGGGCGCCGTGGTCACCGGCATTCAGCCCGGCTCTCCCGCCGCCAAAGCGGGCATCGAACCGGGCGACATCGTCACATCCATCAATGGCCGCAGGATCCGCAACAGCATGGATGTGCGCAATGCCGTGGGCATGCTGCAGATCGGTGACGAGGCCAAGGTGGAGGTCGTGCGCAAGGGCGAAAGCGAAACCTTCAAGGCGGAAATCGCCGCGCCTAAGATGGTCAAGGAAGATGGTCGCAAGATCCATCCCAAGCTGGCGGGAACGGTTTTGGAAAACACCGCGCCTAGCGAGCCGGTGGAGGGCGTGCGCATCGAAAAGATCCACACGGCATCCTATGCCTTCCAGGCGGGCCTTCGGCCCGGTGACGTCCTGGTGATGGCGAACCGTCGGCCGGTGAGGGACTTGGCGTCCCTGCGCGACGCCGCCCAAGGTGGTGGCGAGCAGTTGCTGCTCAATGTCCAGCGCGGAGACGGCGCGTTCTTTCTGATGCTGCGATAA
- a CDS encoding branched-chain amino acid transaminase has translation MTMDDRDGVIWLDGEWLPWREAKVHVLTHTLHYGCGVFEGLRAYETAKGAAIFRLRDHTDRLFRSAHIMHMPLPFDKDTLDQAQLDALRKNQLSSAYIRPMCFFGSEGMGLHASNIKVHVMVAAWTWGSYLGAENMQRGIRVRTSSYTRNHVNSVMAKAKANGNYVNSILAVREAIDAGCDEALLLDHEGYVAEGSGENIFIVRRGKLYTPDLTSVLEGITRETIMTIAREQGLEVIEKRITRDEVYVADEAFFTGTAAEVTPIRELDGRAIGEGARGPITEKLQSLYFDYVYGRRAEHADWLSYAG, from the coding sequence ATGACGATGGACGACAGAGATGGCGTCATCTGGCTAGACGGCGAATGGCTTCCCTGGCGCGAGGCCAAGGTGCACGTGCTGACCCATACCCTGCATTACGGCTGCGGCGTGTTCGAGGGGCTGAGGGCATACGAGACGGCCAAAGGCGCCGCGATCTTCCGCCTGCGCGACCACACCGACCGGCTGTTCCGCTCGGCGCACATCATGCACATGCCGCTGCCCTTCGACAAGGACACCCTGGATCAGGCGCAACTGGACGCCTTGCGCAAGAACCAGCTCTCCAGTGCCTATATCCGGCCCATGTGCTTTTTCGGGTCGGAAGGCATGGGCCTGCATGCCTCCAACATCAAGGTGCACGTCATGGTGGCGGCCTGGACCTGGGGCAGCTATCTGGGCGCGGAGAACATGCAACGCGGCATCCGGGTCCGGACCTCATCCTACACCCGCAACCATGTCAACAGCGTCATGGCCAAGGCTAAGGCCAACGGCAATTACGTCAATTCCATCCTGGCGGTGCGCGAGGCCATCGACGCGGGCTGCGACGAGGCTCTGTTGCTGGACCATGAAGGCTATGTCGCCGAGGGCAGCGGCGAGAACATCTTCATCGTGCGCCGCGGCAAGCTGTACACGCCGGATCTGACTTCGGTGCTGGAAGGCATCACCCGCGAAACCATTATGACCATCGCCCGCGAGCAGGGGCTGGAAGTCATCGAGAAGCGCATCACCCGCGACGAAGTCTATGTGGCGGACGAGGCCTTCTTCACCGGCACCGCGGCGGAAGTCACCCCCATCCGCGAGTTGGATGGCCGAGCCATAGGTGAGGGGGCACGCGGCCCCATCACGGAAAAGCTCCAGTCACTCTACTTCGACTATGTGTACGGCCGTCGTGCGGAGCACGCAGACTGGCTGAGCTACGCGGGCTGA
- the glnE gene encoding bifunctional [glutamate--ammonia ligase]-adenylyl-L-tyrosine phosphorylase/[glutamate--ammonia-ligase] adenylyltransferase: MLIEELTDAVPLELQAASRLAWERIGLSLEATGLAADPVLRVSLPKVLAASPFVIERCARDADILASLAGSGRLQSSLQPDELVEALSSRLSDDLDEAQCKALLRRFRNAEMVRIAWRDIAGWAPLEETLGDLTALAEACIQVGLEWLFERACALRGTPLNGQGEPQRMTVLGMGKLGAWELNFSSDIDLIFAYEREGVLSDRRETSYGEFYTRLAQGLVKLLDESTVDGFVFRVDTRLRPFGDSGPLVMSFDAMEQYYQTQAREWERYAMVKARVVAGDPGAGQRLEKILHPFVYRRYLDFRAFGELRELKQKIALELKRKDRQDNVKLGPGGIREVEFIGQAFQLIRGGREKSLQERSILKVLKALGSAGHLPVAVVSKLAAAYRFLRLVENRIQQYEDKQTHDLPTQALVRASLAFALGFTEWEAFIAQLEEVRTGVHEVFEQVFESPHVEQGGDSRVSWLDLDESLLERMLVELGLPVDSGLAPALREFALCAAVKRMTPKGVVELNRLLPLLLRMLRPMADPRTALVRILKLLETIASRNVYLTLLVENPLALSQLVKLAAASNWIVAYIAAHPLLLDELLDPARLYAPLSRDKLKAELAQRLGNVDADDDEQFMLALRQFKQQNVLRIAVADVMGIIPIMVVSDYLTYLAETVVAGVVEQAWQLTAQRHGVPPGHAGDQAVRGFAVIGYGKMGGLELSYASDLDLVFLYGGVQDTVMTDGPSPIPAAQFFARVGKRIINILTTRMLGGELYEIDLRLRPSGNSGLLVSSLEAYESYQLNDAWTWELQALTRARFVSGDPEIGAAFEAIRARALGRPRDLAVLRDEVRSMREKMRENLAVKDPGVFDLKQGPGGIADIEFIVQFKVLSGAHDYSQLLRWTDVVRSLDTLSECACLDVADAQALRAAYIAYRESTHRAALLEEPAVVPESEYTDLRDRVLAIWDALFASTENPKPGEN; this comes from the coding sequence GTGCTGATCGAGGAACTGACTGATGCGGTGCCGCTGGAACTGCAAGCCGCCTCCCGTCTCGCATGGGAGCGAATCGGGCTCAGCCTGGAGGCTACAGGCCTGGCCGCCGACCCGGTGCTGCGTGTGTCGCTACCCAAGGTATTGGCCGCCAGCCCCTTCGTGATCGAACGCTGCGCCAGGGATGCTGACATTCTCGCCAGCCTGGCGGGGTCAGGCCGCCTGCAGTCTTCCTTGCAGCCGGATGAGTTGGTGGAGGCTCTGAGTTCCAGGCTAAGCGACGATCTGGACGAAGCCCAATGCAAGGCTCTCCTCCGGCGGTTTCGTAACGCCGAAATGGTGCGTATCGCCTGGCGCGACATTGCCGGGTGGGCACCGCTGGAGGAAACCCTTGGCGATCTCACCGCGCTGGCCGAAGCCTGCATTCAGGTCGGTCTGGAATGGCTGTTCGAGCGCGCTTGCGCCCTGCGCGGCACCCCGCTGAACGGCCAGGGCGAGCCGCAACGGATGACCGTGCTCGGCATGGGCAAGCTGGGCGCCTGGGAGCTCAACTTCTCCTCGGATATCGACCTGATCTTCGCCTACGAGCGCGAAGGGGTTCTCTCTGATCGGCGCGAGACCAGCTACGGCGAGTTTTATACCCGGTTGGCCCAGGGCCTGGTGAAGCTGCTGGACGAGTCTACCGTGGACGGCTTCGTGTTCCGAGTGGACACGCGCCTGCGCCCCTTCGGCGACAGCGGTCCATTGGTCATGAGCTTCGATGCCATGGAGCAGTATTACCAGACCCAGGCGAGAGAGTGGGAGCGCTATGCCATGGTCAAGGCGCGGGTGGTGGCGGGCGATCCTGGCGCTGGGCAGCGGCTGGAGAAGATACTGCATCCCTTCGTCTACCGCCGTTATCTTGATTTCCGCGCTTTCGGCGAACTGCGCGAACTCAAACAGAAAATAGCCCTGGAGCTCAAGCGAAAGGACCGGCAGGACAACGTCAAGCTTGGGCCGGGCGGCATCCGTGAGGTGGAGTTCATCGGCCAGGCCTTTCAACTCATCCGGGGCGGGCGGGAAAAGAGCCTGCAGGAGCGCAGCATCCTGAAAGTGCTCAAGGCCTTGGGCAGCGCCGGCCATCTGCCCGTGGCGGTCGTGAGCAAGCTCGCCGCGGCCTACCGTTTCCTGCGGTTGGTGGAGAACCGCATTCAGCAGTACGAGGACAAGCAGACCCACGATCTGCCCACGCAAGCGCTGGTCCGCGCAAGCCTTGCCTTTGCCCTGGGATTTACGGAATGGGAGGCCTTCATCGCGCAGCTCGAAGAAGTCAGGACGGGCGTGCACGAAGTCTTCGAGCAGGTTTTCGAGTCGCCCCACGTGGAGCAGGGGGGCGACAGCCGGGTCAGCTGGCTGGATCTGGATGAGTCGCTGCTGGAGCGGATGCTGGTGGAATTGGGCTTGCCCGTCGACAGCGGGTTGGCGCCCGCCTTGCGCGAGTTCGCCCTCTGCGCTGCGGTCAAGCGCATGACACCCAAGGGCGTGGTCGAACTGAATCGCCTGCTGCCGCTGTTGCTGCGGATGCTCAGGCCCATGGCCGATCCGCGGACGGCGCTGGTGCGCATCCTGAAACTTTTGGAAACCATTGCCAGCCGCAACGTCTATCTAACCCTGCTGGTGGAAAACCCGCTGGCGCTTTCGCAGTTGGTGAAGCTGGCCGCCGCCAGCAACTGGATCGTGGCCTACATCGCCGCACACCCGCTGTTGCTGGATGAGTTGTTGGACCCGGCGCGGCTCTACGCTCCCCTGAGCCGCGATAAGCTGAAGGCGGAACTGGCCCAGCGACTGGGTAATGTGGATGCGGACGATGACGAGCAGTTCATGCTGGCGCTGCGCCAGTTCAAGCAGCAGAACGTACTCAGGATCGCCGTGGCTGATGTGATGGGGATAATCCCTATCATGGTCGTGAGCGATTACCTCACTTACTTGGCGGAAACCGTCGTCGCGGGGGTGGTGGAACAGGCTTGGCAGTTGACCGCGCAGCGTCACGGGGTTCCACCTGGGCACGCCGGGGATCAGGCGGTGCGCGGCTTTGCCGTGATTGGCTACGGCAAGATGGGCGGGCTGGAGCTGAGCTACGCCTCCGACCTGGACCTCGTGTTCCTTTACGGCGGCGTGCAGGATACGGTCATGACCGATGGCCCGAGTCCGATCCCGGCAGCGCAATTTTTCGCGCGGGTGGGCAAGCGCATCATCAACATCCTGACGACCCGCATGTTGGGCGGCGAGTTGTATGAGATCGACCTGCGCCTGCGTCCCAGCGGAAATTCGGGCCTTTTGGTCAGCAGTCTGGAGGCTTACGAGTCCTATCAGCTCAATGACGCCTGGACCTGGGAACTGCAGGCGCTGACCCGCGCGCGTTTCGTGTCTGGCGATCCGGAAATCGGTGCCGCTTTCGAGGCGATCCGGGCACGTGCCCTGGGCCGGCCGCGCGACCTGGCGGTGCTGCGTGACGAGGTGCGGAGCATGCGGGAGAAGATGCGCGAGAATCTGGCCGTCAAGGATCCTGGCGTGTTCGATCTCAAGCAGGGGCCCGGTGGTATTGCCGATATCGAGTTTATAGTACAATTCAAAGTCTTATCAGGTGCCCATGACTATTCGCAGCTTTTACGCTGGACCGACGTGGTGCGTTCCCTGGATACCCTGAGCGAATGCGCTTGCCTGGACGTGGCGGACGCCCAGGCCTTGCGTGCGGCCTACATTGCCTATCGAGAAAGCACGCATCGTGCCGCGCTGCTGGAGGAACCGGCCGTGGTGCCGGAATCCGAATACACCGACCTGCGGGACCGTGTCCTGGCAATCTGGGATGCGCTGTTCGCGTCGACCGAAAACCCTAAACCCGGAGAAAATTGA
- a CDS encoding cytochrome c oxidase subunit 3, whose translation MATNEAYYIPSKATWPIVGSIGLSTLLVGFANFLNGASVGSTMMILGAGVMITMFFGWFGTVIKESEGGIYNHQVDISFRMGMMWFIFSEVMFFSAFFGALYYARAHSIPWLGGEYGHIENKNLLWQAFEAVWPTNGPGQVGGHFEVMGAWGVPAINTLILLTSGGTVTWAHWGLLANNRDQLIKGLIATVVLGFSFVVLQGFEYHEAYTEMGLTLGSGIYGSTFFMLTGFHGLHVTIGAIILTVVMVRSMRGHFSVEHHFAFEAAAWYWHFVDVVWLGLFIFVYWL comes from the coding sequence ATGGCTACCAATGAAGCGTATTACATCCCGTCGAAGGCCACGTGGCCCATTGTCGGGTCAATCGGACTCTCCACGTTGCTGGTGGGCTTCGCCAATTTTCTCAATGGAGCCAGCGTCGGTTCGACCATGATGATCCTGGGCGCCGGGGTCATGATTACCATGTTCTTCGGCTGGTTCGGCACCGTCATCAAGGAGAGCGAAGGTGGCATCTACAATCACCAGGTGGATATCTCCTTCCGTATGGGCATGATGTGGTTCATCTTCTCCGAAGTGATGTTCTTCTCGGCCTTCTTTGGCGCCCTGTATTACGCCCGTGCCCATTCGATTCCCTGGCTGGGCGGCGAGTACGGCCATATCGAGAACAAGAACCTCCTGTGGCAGGCCTTCGAGGCGGTGTGGCCCACCAACGGACCGGGCCAGGTCGGCGGACACTTCGAGGTCATGGGTGCCTGGGGTGTGCCGGCCATCAACACCCTGATCCTGTTGACCTCCGGCGGCACAGTGACCTGGGCGCACTGGGGGCTTCTGGCCAATAACCGCGATCAGCTCATCAAGGGCCTGATTGCGACGGTCGTTCTGGGCTTTTCCTTCGTGGTGTTGCAGGGCTTCGAATACCACGAAGCCTACACCGAAATGGGGCTGACCTTGGGTTCCGGAATCTATGGTTCCACTTTCTTCATGCTCACCGGCTTCCACGGCCTGCACGTCACCATCGGCGCCATCATCCTCACCGTCGTGATGGTCCGCAGCATGCGCGGCCATTTCTCCGTCGAGCATCACTTCGCCTTCGAGGCGGCGGCCTGGTACTGGCACTTCGTTGACGTGGTTTGGCTGGGCCTGTTCATCTTCGTGTACTGGTTGTAG
- a CDS encoding cytochrome c oxidase assembly protein — MEKDVPQKSHGRLVGIILVVAGLMFGLGFAMAPFYDAVCEYFGISGRVKEASAEKAFAVDTSREITLEFVTMVNEKMPLEFRAEMPKMAIHPGQYYTVKFYAKNLSNKKLVGQAIPSIAPVWAASHLQKTECFCFSAQEFEPGVERAMPVRFVIDPAVQADVRDMTLSYTFFDITEKNQTSQK, encoded by the coding sequence GTGGAGAAAGACGTACCCCAGAAGTCCCATGGGCGGCTGGTAGGAATCATTCTTGTGGTAGCCGGCCTGATGTTCGGCCTCGGGTTTGCGATGGCGCCTTTCTATGACGCCGTCTGCGAATACTTCGGCATCAGCGGCCGGGTGAAGGAAGCGTCGGCGGAAAAGGCCTTTGCGGTAGATACTTCCAGGGAGATTACCCTGGAGTTCGTCACCATGGTGAACGAGAAGATGCCGCTGGAATTTCGCGCCGAGATGCCGAAGATGGCGATCCATCCCGGCCAGTACTACACGGTGAAGTTCTACGCCAAGAACCTGTCGAACAAGAAACTGGTGGGGCAGGCAATCCCCAGCATCGCGCCGGTCTGGGCCGCCTCCCATCTGCAGAAGACCGAGTGCTTCTGCTTTTCCGCCCAGGAGTTCGAGCCGGGTGTCGAGCGTGCTATGCCGGTGCGCTTCGTGATCGACCCGGCGGTGCAGGCGGATGTCCGGGACATGACACTGTCGTACACGTTTTTTGATATCACCGAGAAGAATCAAACATCACAGAAATAA